Below is a window of Candidozyma auris chromosome 3, complete sequence DNA.
ACGTCTCGATATATTTTCACTCACATGTCTCCCGCTATTCTAACCCTATCTTTGCGCCCGTTATTCTACTCATATTCCGAAAGCcgttttgcagcctctTCTCAACAATGGCACTAGCACCCTGATACAGGGCTAGGCAGCTCGAGAAATCCCCACGCTTGCCACAAAGCCGGCTTAGTTCTCCCCAAACAGCTTTACTGTTGCTCCACGTTCAAGGACGCCTCTCACAACCAAAAATCGCTCATTGCCTCACTAAAAAAATGAAGCACCAATCTCTCCTTTCGCGATCCCCTCTTTTTTCCACTCCTTGTTCATGTGCTGGTGGAGACCCATCCAGGATTTCACATGCCGTGTCTTTTACTATCAATGGCCCAGGTCATTTGACGGTGTCCCCCTCCTCACGTGGCGGCAACGGCTGTTAGACGGTGCCGGGAGGAGGTGTGCGATTATCATTCGGTGCAGCCGGAAAGTGTGGGAAAGAGTAGATAAGGGTAGTAGGTGAGTGTGGATGAGCAATGTAGTGGAGAGCTGAGCGAATTCGTTGTTACCAGTGCATACTTTTCGATAAGTAACTCTTGTAGTTCAATAGCAGATGATTAGAGTAGAAGTTTCGGAGCATTGGAGTAAgtacttttcgcagccattcctaGTGCACAGCTTCAAAGGAGCCAATGGAAAAAGTATGAAAGATGCTGCCGCCATGCTGATATTCGAATGCCTGAAGACTGTATGAGTTTTTTTGACTTAGCTGCTGAATTTGATGAGCCCATGGTGAGTGCAAATTCGTGGCAGTACAGAAGAGTAGTGGCGGTAAGGAATGATACTCCAGTTTTGTGCCTGTGGCTCAAAACGCATTGTATGGGAAGAGCTTTgagaagtttttttttttttttttctattaTGATTATTTTTATTGTAAGTATATTTTAAGGCTCTGGTGAAATGGCTAGTTTTGGGCGCCTGGGACCTTCAACACTGTAGGCTTGCCTGAGAGATACTCGCAATAGACCACCACATTATTATAGAAAGTATTTGTACCAGTCATCTGGTATAAAAATATAATAGGTTGGTTAACATTGAAGCACTTCAAACAGATGAGACTTCTGATTGATCAAAAGCTTTTAGTATCTTGGTTTGCATTATCTTTTCGTTCACTACTCATATGTCACCCTCCTTCCGCAGATTGGTAATTACCTCCGCAAGCAAGCGCCAGATCGATTAATGACTCAAGTACGAACACTGTTCCGGATATAGATATGTATCAAAGTCATCTATACGGCTTCTTTTAGTCATAAAAAACACTGTTATCAGGATTATGGAATGCTATGCCTGTCAGAATGGATGCTAAAATGTCGCGATGACATCTCTCAAGTTCTCGGAGACTTCATCACCACTTCCTTCTAGAACTCAAACAAGAGATCTCATAATTAAAGCGATTCACATGCTCACTAAATCGCCTCTCATGAAACCAAGATCTTTTTGGGTGCTACATTTGTGTCTACATTTGTGTCTGGGGCCCCAGCGCGACATTGTCGCTCGCAGCCATTGATATCGCATCTCAAATTTCCCTCTGCTCATCTCTTTATCATGGATCGACAGGCCAAAGTGACAAAAGCGCCCAAGGCGCAGCCCAGTAGAAAGGGCAAAAGAGCCTGGAGAAAAAACATTGATGTGGATGAAATCAACGAGACCTTGGACGCCAAAAGAGACAGAGAGATTTTGCATGGTGAAGACGATAACGATGAGTTCGTCATTGATACGAAGGCGTCTGTGGGCAAGAAGCTTGAggcaaagaaattgaagatgactGAAATCCTTACCAACAAATCGAAGATTGCGCCCATAAGGTCGAGGTtaacgaagaagaaagtgagtGGCACCCGTGTGAAGGAGTTAATGGCCTTGGCAGGGCACCTGCTCacagagaagaagtcaGAGAAACGGTTGGAGAAAGACGGCCTTGTGAAGGGTGACAATGTGGATGTGTGGGGCAATGAAGAGGAGCCTCCTTTGCCTGACATTTATAGGAAAACAGCATACCTTTCGGTGACCAAACCTACCAAGAGACCGAAGACGTTGGCCGAATCATCCATTAATCTTACGTTGCCAGAGCACAAGGGCACAGTCGAGAAGGATGTGGTTGCAGGAAAGTCTTACAATCCATCCCTAGAGCTGTGGCAGGAGTTGATCAATAAGGAGTTCGAGTCTGAGAGTACTGTAGAAATGCAGCGTCAGGCAATGGCAGAGCACGAAAAAAGGATTCAGTTTTTGATTGAAAACATGAAGGATAATGAGTTTGAGCTggatgacgacgacgaggaaACTGTGAAGAAAGACGAAGAGGCAGAGAGTGTACctgacgaggagaagtACAAGCTTTCCATCAATGCGCCAGCaaaatggaagaagaaaacaaaaacagAGAGAAACAGACTCGCTAGGCATAAACAGAGAACCGAGCTAGAGGCCAAGCTTAAGGAAATCAGACAACGCATGAAGGAGCTCAGTCGTTTAGAGGATATTGAGAAGGAAGTacaagagaaaaaagaaaaaacacAGCAGAAACACACCAAGGAGAAAAAGTACAAAAGACTCGGAAAGAACGAGGTGATTTTCAAGCCTCTCGAGGTGAAACTCTCCGACGAGTTGACgggcaacttgaagaacctCAAGCCCGAGGGTAATCTCTTCTATGAGCAGATGCACAAGCTACAGGCCACCGGAAAGGTGACCGCAACGGgtttgagaaaaaagaggagGTATGCTCCCAAGATTGTGGAAAAACACAGCTACAGACATTTCAAATAGGAAGTGTTGGGGAACCGCAGGGATTTGCGAGCGTTACTATAGACAAGTTTCTTAATCAGGCAGCCACGCACGGCAGTGCCAGTGTACAATAGAAAGTCAAAGCAGGCATGCTACGTGAATTTAATGTAGTATTGAATTTAAAACAAAGTGGAATGAAACGATTCGAAACTTCTCGAAATCCATCACATCCACGGACATCTCGCTCACGTCTTCTATccaaccttcttctctacAACCTGTCTCTTTCTATTCGTGAAATTATGCTATAACGTTCAACTGAAGTCCCATGAACCAGAGACGTAGCCTCTGTACAATCTCTCtctgaaagtgaagaactGGTCCTTGTATGGGGTCCAGTATGTCTGCTCCATGATATGGGCGGTCTTGAAGTGCTCGGGCGCCACCGCCTCTGACGTCTGGCCCCTCTTGGTACCAGTCAAGAGCATGTCTCTGGCCATCATCTTGTGGTCCCACGAGTCCAAGTCCCATCTGTCGTTTTTCCACCCGTTGTCCCAGTATCTGATGAAGCCGACGCCGTGGCCAGCTAGGCCGAAAAACGCCGTCATGATAGCGTATGGCAACAAGCCTTCGAAAGGAACGGGCATGTTGAAATTGGCTTGGTTTGTATGGCTTTGTGGTGCTAGTTGGCGGTTGTGAAGTCTGGTAATGAAGAAAAGTATAAAGTTGATTGGCTGCGAAGTCGTGCGAGAATCATTATGGGcactggttgcaaaatagaCGGCACGATAACTTGGAGTCAAATGAAGCAAAAGGTAAAATTGAGATAATGGATGTGAACCTCTTCTTACCTTGGTCTATTACTGTCGCTTTTGCTTGGAACTTCCATAAGCCGTTTTACAACTTCACAAACTCAATATATAGTACGGAATATGACAAAAGTTAGGTGTGTGGTAATATTGAGGGAATGATGTAACATTTCTCACAGAAAACATACTAGGATAATAGGTTTTTACTCAAACATAGTCTGTTAGGCTAATTGCGATATTCGAGGTCTCAACATCATTCAACTGCTCTCTCCTACAGCGTAGATGCCTAATTTCATTTCACGATTATTTACCCTATGCTATTCCACCATTATATTAGTCCAAATTGTCTCCCCATAATCTCTTCACAAATCTGTCCATGCTGACTTTCACCTGCAGCTGGCCCACCACCCACGGATGCTTGAGCATCTGCAGCGGTGACGGTCTTTGTTCTGGATTCTTGCGTAGACAGTAGTCAATAAAATTCTTAAACGAGTCCGACCAGAAgatctcctcctcctcaacaTCCTCCAAATGCGGTTCATACTCCAATATTAACGATAGAAGCTCAATCGGCCCTAGTGACATCTCGCTATCGATGTGATAGGGAAAGCGTCCCAGAGCTACTTCCAAAAGAGTGAGCCCTAGAGACCAAACGTCACAGCTCACTGTGTATGGCTTACCCATGATTCTCTCAGGGGCCATGTAGTATTGTGTACCAACGAATGTGTTTGCAAGAGAATTTACAACCTCGCCTGAAACGCCAAAATCACAGATCTTAACGTTCCCAtgtttgtcaagaagaatattTGAGGGTTTGATGTCCCGGTGAATGATACGCTGCTGATGCAAGTAATTTAGCCCACTTAACACCGACTCGGCAATCTTGCCCATCACTTTCTCGTTGATTCGGTTGGACGAATCAATCTCGATCACCCTTCTGTAAATTGCGTCCAAGGAGCGACCGCCCATGTACTCCATTGCAATGCCAATCATCAGTTGTTCTTCAACCATAAAAGTACCGTAGTACTTGACGATATTTGGAGAGTTACACAGACGATTGTATTGAAGCTCACGAATGATTTGTTTCTGTACATCTGGATTTGGATCAGCATTTATAAGTTTCAAAGCAAACACTTGAGAATCGTTCTTGAGCGAACACTTCAGTACACTGCCGCCGTTACCCTCTCCGAGCTTAGCCAACTCAGTGATCTGCTGAGTATTGGCCAACCTGTTCCAATCGTCTGGTGTAAGGTCATCGAGACTCTTACGCTTGTGTGGAGGTCGCAGGTTATGTAGATTGAATTGTGCTTGTGGCTGCTGGTATTGTTGGTACTGTGACTGAGCTGGATGTGCTTGTTGGTGTGGCACCCGTTGCTGGTTGGTGTGACTTTTCACCGCCTCTCCAATGCGAGCTGTGGAGTTGACATTGGCTTTTAAGTTCAGCGGTAACCCCGATTGATGGAGGTGGTCGGGGCTATCACTTTGAGGACTAAACGAGTGCGATCCGTCAATTTTCGAGAAATCAATGGGAGGCGGCTTTCGGCGAGGCCCCAGTTTCTGTGTCGGTATTATGGGCAATGCTGGCTCTCCAGGAACGTTCGCCAGCGCCAACTTTGCTGggttgttggtgttggtgctgACGCTTTCGTTCGGAGTGATCGATATAGGTGAAGGAATCAGAAGCTGCGGCGGCTGCTTCTGAGATACAGGCATGTTGAACAAAGGACTCCCttccaacatcaccaatgaGTAGAAAAAGGAAGTGAAAAGTAGTTCGTGGGATGCGAGCAAGAAATATTTGTAGATCCAGTGGCCTCACTCAGTCTTGTAATTTCGGCCCCGGTAAAATTTCGCGTTCTTCCCCTGTCCTGCACTACACAGGCATGGCTGCTCAATGGCACCTGTGGGAGAGGAGATCGTAATTTTCAGCCCACACTAGTTTAAGAGGTTGAAGAGATACGGCAATTGTCTCTTTGAAAGTGGCTTGCCCACCTTGCCACTCAGAATTCAACAATTGCCTCTCCTCATTGGCCAATGGGTAGAACAGCATCCCAAGTGTTAACCGCCGCGCCTCGTCCCCCTGCGAGCATTGGAGGTCCCCGGATTAATCTTGAAACCAATGTGAGGCGACAAGCGCAGCAAACCGTTTCCAAGACAGGCGAAAGCGGAGAATAAATTGACAGGCGGCGGAGTCTGTCGATTGGCTCGTTATATTATTTTCTTGCCTAatattttttcttttttcttaatAGTCCTCAAGCCCAGTAGGCGTTTTTCCATCTCCGCCCAAGCAGAGTCTAGGCACCGTGCGGTTTGGCCGCTTCTTCCACTTCACAATTGTTTCCAGAAGACCATTGtttcactttcttttttttcgcttTCGAGGCAAAGCTTTAGTCAATTTTGCCTCATTTGATCCTCTTACTTCTTGCTGCGCAGAGCCTTCTTGCTGCTTCCGGCCGCCTTAGGTTTCTTTGGTTTCACTGCCTTAATGAGCTTGTCCTTCTTTACATCGATCGTATCACTTTCGGTACTTTCTggctcttcctcatccttgACAGTGTCGTCTTCAATAACATCTTCATAGTCCACCTGCTGCTTGCGTGGTTGACCCCTTGTCGAGTCTCCCGTCTTGTAAATGGCCACAGGGTGCTGTGCTGCATTGTACTTACGAGTGAATGCAGACTTGACTTTAGGTGGCATTCTCAGGAGAAGTTTGCCGGCATTGTTGCCTACTCCAAAGTCGAAAATGTTGTCGTAGTCCTCTTTAGTCATGTAGTAGTAGTCCATGACTTCCATCACCTCACTAATACCTTCCTCGTTACGTTGAAGCATAGGCTTTGCAAGACGCTCTTCAAACGCAGGAACGTAGTCAAGCCGAAGCTCGTCTTTGCTTGTGGATGTTCTCAAACGAGTGTGGTATTGCAATTCCTGAAGAAGGCGCTGGTATTTCAATGCCTTCGAGTTCTGTCCAAGCCAAAGCGTGAACATAGGCATTTGGGTCAAACGGCCCTGTACTAAGCTTGCAGGCTTGACTGTAGACATCACCGCATGGAATGGAAGCAAGCTCCACTGCTGCTCACTGGAGCGAATGAGCGAGTTGATGCGGTCAGATTCGCTGATGCTATCGGCCGCTTCGGCCACTCTTGCCAAATGCTCCTTTGCTGATGAAACCAGTGGTGTGGGGGACAAATAATTTTCTTGAATCATTAATGGTGTGAAGTCGATATCATTGAAGTATAACTCAATTTTATCATTGAGTGTCTTATGACCGCCGTGACCCAAAAGCTCAGATGTAATGGCAAATGGTTTGAGCGCGGTGTGCTTTTTCCAGCTGTCTGCAATGGCTTTGGTATTTTCGTGGTTAATGTGCTTCTGAGTTTTTGATACGGTTGACAACATATTGATCATCTGACGAATATCATTGCCGGTTGCCTGAACTAATTGACCGATTACACTAGGATCTAACTTGATACCTTCTCTCAATGCGATTGTCATCAATCTAGATCTAACCTCCATTTCCGTTGGTCTTCTGAATGGCAATTGATAAGTCGTCTTGTCGAACGTTCTCATTTTCGGAAGCGATTTGTCATTGCAAATGAGAATAATAGGCATTTTGGTGATACGACAAAAGGCAGAAAGAGCACCGGCGCCGCCATGGTCTCCACTGGACATACCGTCAACTTCGTCCATGATTAGACAAAATTTTCTCTCGTTCTCACTGTGCTCTTCGGCATCTCTGTTTATGAAGTAACCCATGACAGAGGTGTTAGAGAGCACATTCTTGATTGTCAGGTTAAGCAATGACTTGGACCTCACATCGGACGCATTCTTTTCGAGAATGTCGTAACCAagctcttttgcaaccaatgAAGCAGCAGTTGTTTTACCGATTCCCGGGGGACCTGAGATTAGACAGGCCCTGAACATTCCACCGCCGTCTCCAACTTTTTTGAAGTCTTGCTTTGCATACGTGTGCCAGTTTGCGAGCCAATCacgaagcttcttcacctgGCCTTTGTTACCGCAAATTTGACTGAGACTTGTAGGTGCGTACTTGACAGTCCACAACTTCTCGCTGTTGGGAATCTCTCGCTTGGGTGAAGGTGGGGCTCTGCCTTGTGATCTAGCCGCCTTGGCTAATTCAGCAGCCTTCCTTTTTCTGCGTTCCTCTTCtgccttttctttttcctctgcctctgcAGCCTCCTCGGCGAGTCTacgctcttcttcttcacgcTTCAATTTTGCGTCCAATGCGCCGGCGCCACTTCCTCCTTCAGCGGGCATCTTGCCCAAAAGCTGCACAAAGCCATCCTCAGAAATGGCCTTGATGCcaagctccttgatcttctttaCTTTAGAGGGACCTGCCTCCTCTCCAATCACCACAAGGCTTGTCTTTTTCAGAATAGACTTGGTGACACGAGCACCGTACTGTTTGGCCACGGCCTCGGCAGAGTCTCTATCAAGATTTGGCAACACACCAGTGAAAACTACAGTCAAGCCGCCCAAACAATTAGGTGCCGCCTCTGGGAGCTCAATGTTCCCACTTGGCGGAGCCACATTCTGTTgcttgttcttcaattggAAGTAATTGATCTTACCGCCGGTCTCCACATCATCAGGCAATTCAGCGTTTGGGATCTGGGCCAATATTTCCTCTGCGTTAGGGCCTGAAAGAGTTTCCGAAGACTCTGTCTTGACTGGTGCTAtaggcttctttttgggtgctTTTTTAGGAGTTGCTGGAGGGGATTCTGATCTCTTACGCTTTTGTCTCGCTGTTTTGGGTTCAGGGACAATCTCTTGTATGCTGAGctcgtcgtcatcttcaagttcgtGCTCATCctgctcctcctcatcctcgtccttgccttcaaagtcatcatcctcatcgtcatcctcgtcttcatcaGGCTTGAATTCGTCTTCAGAGTCCGAAGCGTCCGAATCGAGATTCACATACGTTGGTTTGGCCTTCTTTTTAGGGGAcgccttctttggtgatgtcttggtctctttcttggGCGAACTCTTCGCTGAGCTCCCCGTAGATTTGGGTGTCTTCAGTCTGTCATTCTCGAAGTACttgctttttgtttctGGTGCAACCTTGCTCCTTTTAGGCGCTGCCTCTGAGGATCTTTCTGAAGCGAGTCTCTTTTTGGGAGCCTGTCGTTAGTCAATTGACAATGTTCTTGTTTGCTATACATTCTTACATACTGGCTTCTTGTCGCCGCCGAAGAATTGGCGGATATCTACCATAGGGgtgttgcaaaaattgaaaagtACGCGCTTGATTTACTTCTCTGCGCGCTCTGAGTGATGTAGTAGGTGGGGGAGGAAAGGGAGTGATTCAAACAATGATCTCGACAAAAACCACAAATTGATGACATTCTCTGAGAACAAATCTCTATTATCTGGACTACAAGACCCCACAGAGTGATGGTATTATCGAATAATGCAATTGGGGGTCAGAAGCCGGAAGTGTAACACGTGACAATGTCGTGGTTGCTTCGGACTGGGTCAAGTCGGTTCCATTGAACTTGGGTGAATAAAGATGAAACTTATATCAATGTGTTTACTTTGGGTAGAGAAATTTGGGTCTCATCAGATTTGCTGTATCTCTAGGCTGTGTGTATGGATGCTTGGGGAAGCTGGGCTACAAGTACTGACCaagcgacgacatttttgcaatcgCCTCACAACCGTACTTTGGAGGGCCTTGAAACGTTGTAGAATAACAAACGAGCATATCTTCAGTGAAATGATGGTTTTATTTGTGTTTCGAGAATGTGTAGCAATATTCTTTGAAGCCAGCCAATAGATTTGTCACTAAAGCTCGCTTATCGAGAGCTTGCTCGGATTGGTGTTTCTGATCGTCAAAAATCATGATCTTGTCAGCGTTCAGATCTTTTTGATCATATGGTCCTTCTTGGGATATTTTCCTCGTATATATAACTTGCAATTTGCTTTTCACTatttttcagcttcttttgtcgAGTTTACTTTTCCATTACAAATCCTCATGTAACCTAAAATGCTTAATgacttttcgcagccatttgtcTTGCTAGCCATAATCCTGCAAACCAACTTCTCCACTAAAATAGTACCATTACGTCTACATCGACTCCACGCTTCCATGCATTATTACTACCCcaaattgctttttgtagactccttctccaagaaatCTGTCcacaaagaaacaaagttTCTTGCTCTGCTGTCGCCTCCcttatttttgtttgacCCGTGGGCGAGTCCAGCCTGTATTTTCCTCTGTTCGTCCCATTCTAGAAGCACGCTAATAAGCTGCAACGCCTCGAACTTCTTGGCGTCCCCACGAGGAATCTGAAGGAAATTTAGTATAACGTTGGAAATTAGCTCCTTGTCTATGGTGTTGTCCTCATTACTCAGCTGCAGTCTGAGCATTCCGAGAGATTTGGTCAAATGCTCATTTAGGATGATAGCTTCATGTCTTAGCTTGCCAATAATGATCGATTTGCTGTGGATTTcgtccttgagcttctggaCTTCCAGGGCCTCCTGTGACGCCTGCTTGGCTTCTTCCTGGACTCGTTCCAATTGCCtcttcacctcttctttttcgtctctttccttctctGTCAATGCTGTCAACGCCTCGTTCTTCcccttgatttcttccaaTTCCAGTCGAAGAGCGTCAAACTTTTGCTCATACTCTGCTTTAACTTCATCGGTCCTTCTCCCCTGTTTTTGTATTGACTCCTCCTTGTCTGCTACTTTTGTCTTCAATTCGTCGATTATGGATCGGAGATTTCTGTTCTCCATctcaagctcctcctttGCAAGGGAGAGCTCCGAGTACTCCAGTTTTTGTCCACTAGCAGCCTTCTGCGCCGCCCTGAGCTCATTCTCAAGCCTATACTTTTCATCCTGAAGTTcctgctccttcaactGCAACTCTTTCCGAGCCTCGCTATCACTTGCACTGAGCCTATCACATTCGCTATTGAGATTCTTAAGCTCCTCCGTTAGTGTTTTTACCGACTCCTCAAGCCTGGAGTTTTCCAGTTCAAGCTCAGTTTGCTTTTCGCTCCACTGACTGCTCTGTTCCTTTAGctcattgagctcttcctGAGTGGCCTTGTAGTTCTGGAACATTGACTTCATTCCAGAAAGCTTCCCTATAATCGCCTCTAGCTGTCGCTTGGCCTCATCTCTTTCCTGCTTCGTCTGCTCCAATTCCTCTTCTAGGGCACCATTTGATACCGAATGCTCTTCAGCCTTTGTTGTCTCATCAGCAGCTTCCTCTGCTGGCTCGTTAGCTGGGTCCTTTCCATTGAGCTGCAGGGGCGGAAGGTTTCCCGAATCTTCTATGACTTCTCCATTATTTGAATTAACTAAACTGGCCAGCTGGCCATCTTCGGCCCCAAGGTCCTTTGTGTTTGTGTCGGCCATAttgttgaacaacaacagaGTGCTCTATAAAAGGGTTATGGCCCGCTTTGCTGGAGTTAGCGCACGTGACTCAGGCGAGTCGGTGAACGGCTGATAAGAGTGTTCCTTCAGAGGCACAAGGGGAAATACTGAACGTCTACTGTTACAGCCCAATTATATCAGGTGAGTTTGAGTACTTTTGAAGGCTTATGTGTTTGCAGTCGGTAAGTGGGAGGATTCATGGGAAGGTAGCACGCTTGCGAAAAcctgaggaagagattgtAGTTCTTGGCTAAAACacagagaaaaaaagttaGAATTAGAAAGAATAACGATTTATAGTCTCTTCAGTGActcaaaatatcaaaatgCAAAACTTGCTTAGGTTCCTTTGAACATCTGTTTCAGCGTATACACTCTCTTGTAGTAGAAGTCACTTCCAATGGCAGGTACGATTTTCACTTGAAGTCTACTTTCCGAAAGAAATTCTGAGGACGTGTGAAAGAAAAggtttattttttttttttgttaaCAGCTTCGAGATTGGGACTTCATTCTCGATTTTAGTGGGCCCTCACTTTCTTGTTCAGCACCAGGTGTCAGGAACTATtcgtttttcgcagccattaactacatcaaagaaagagtAGTCAccgagaaagagaaacaaaGCAGGCAAGTGGAAgcagaaaacaaaaaaaaaaagaaaaaaaaaaaaaaacgaagCTATCCTGAGTAGACTTTATTGGCCATGTATCAAATCTCTCAGATTGATTCTTTAACCTTCAATAGTTCATCATATACGTATTGACAAGCCGATGTACCGAGTTGAGCACCAGACCGCAGGTAAATTCGAAAGAAATCTGTAAGCAAAATTCCAATGCCTTAGAGGAGGGTTTAATATTTGCAAAAATCtcctcttttcttccagGCGGTGTCACATGTGTCTGACAGGATTCCTCAATTTTTCCGCTATCATTCACTTCAATTGTCTGACTTGCACGTATACTGAAGACACAAGTGGAAATGCAAATACAAATAGAGATTATGAAAATGCAATTTACGAAAATGAGCACATTTCGTAGCTCATTCAAGCAGATTCATGGCCTCTTGACCACATAAACTAAGTGTGATTGTATATATTACTGTACACTTTCACACCCTCTATCTAACACAGTGACTCACATTACGACGTCTGTTCAACTCAATCTCATCTCCACAATAATCCTTAATATATAACCAAGTCACTCATTTCACTTCAGTCAGCCTCATTATATCTCTTTATCTACACATtcatttctcttttctttattATGGAATTTTATACACGCCGCTGGCAACGCCAGCCAGCAAGTTTGCAGATATTTCGT
It encodes the following:
- the MKK2 gene encoding mitogen-activated protein kinase kinase, which codes for MPVSQKQPPQLSIPSPISITPNESVSTNTNNPAKLASANVPGEPALPIIPTQKSGPRRKPPPIDFSKIDGSHSFSPQSDSPDHLHQSGLPSNLKANVNSTARIGEAVKSHTNQQRVPHQQAHPAQSQYQQYQQPQAQFNLHNSRPPHKRKSLDDLTPDDWNRLANTQQITELAKLGEGNGGSVSKCSLKNDSQVFALKLINADPNPDVQKQIIRELQYNRSCNSPNIVKYYGTFMVEEQSMIGIAMEYMGGRSLDAIYRRVIEIDSSNRINEKVMGKIAESVLSGLNYLHQQRIIHRDIKPSNILLDKHGNVKICDFGVSGEVVNSLANTFVGTQYYMAPERIMGKPYTVSCDVWSLGLTLLEVASGRFPYHIDSEMSLGPIELLSLILEYEPHLEDVEEEEIFWSDSFKNFIDYCLRKNPEQRPSPSQMLKHPWVVGQSQVKVSMDRFVKRLWGDNLD
- the RFC1 gene encoding replication factor C subunit 1 — translated: MVDIRQFFGGDKKPAPKKRLASERSSEAAPKRSKVAPETKSKYFENDRSKTPKSTGSSAKSSPKKETKTSPKKASPKKKAKPTYVNLDSDASDSEDEFKPDEDEDDDEDDDFEGKDEDEEEQDEHELEDDDELSIQEIVPEPKTARQKRKRSESPPATPKKAPKKKPIAPVKTESSETLSGPNAEEILAQIPNAELPDDVETGGKINYFQLKNKQQNVAPPSGNIELPEAAPNCLGGLTVVFTGVLPNLDRDSAEAVAKQYGARVTKSISKKTSLVVIGEEAGPSKVKKIKELGIKAISEDGFVQLLGKMPAEGGSGAGALDAKLKREEEERRLAEEAAEAEEKEKAEEERRKRKAAELAKAARSQGRAPPSPKREIPNSEKLWTVKYAPTSLSQICGNKGQVKKLRDWLANWHTYAKQDFKKVGDGGGMFRACLISGPPGIGKTTAASLVAKELGYDILEKNASDVRSKSLLNSTIKNVLSNTSVMGYFINRDAEEHSENERKFCLIMDEVDGMSSGDHGGAGALSAFCRITKMPIILICNDKSLPKMRTFDKTTYQLPFRRPTEMEVRSRLMTIALREGIKLDPSVIGQLVQATGNDIRQMINMLSTVSKTQKHINHENTKAIADSWKKHTALKPFAITSELLGHGGHKTLNDKIELYFNDIDFTPLMIQENYLSPTPSVSSAKEHLARVAEAADSISESDRINSLIRSSEQQWSLLPFHAVMSTVKPASLVQGRLTQMPMFTLWLGQNSKALKYQRLLQELQYHTRLRTSTSKDELRLDYVPAFEERLAKPMLQRNEEGISEVMEVMDYYYMTKEDYDNIFDFGVGNNAGKLLSRMPPKVKSAFTRKYNAAQHPVAIYKTGDSTRGQPRKQQVDYEDVIEDDTVKDEEEPESTESDTIDVKKDKLIKAVKPKKPKAAGSSKKASRSKK